The proteins below come from a single Miscanthus floridulus cultivar M001 chromosome 1, ASM1932011v1, whole genome shotgun sequence genomic window:
- the LOC136475202 gene encoding dnaJ protein homolog codes for MFGRAPKKSDNTRYYEILGVSKDASQDDLKKAYRKAAIKNHPDKGGDPEKFKELAQAYEVLSDPEKREIYDQYGEDALKEGMGGGGGMHDPFDIFQSFFGGGSPFGGGGSSRGRRQRRGEDVVHPLKVSLEDLYNGTSKKLSLSRNVLCSKCNGKGSKSGASSRCAGCQGSGFKVQIRQLGPGMIQQMQHPCNECKGSGETINDKDRCPQCKGDKVVQEKKVLEVVVEKGMQNGQKITFPGEADEAPDTITGDIIFVLQQKEHPKFKRKGDDLFYEHTLILTESLCGFQFVLTHLDNRQLLIKSNPGEVVKPDSFKAINDEGMPMYQRPFMKGKLYIHFSVEFPDSFSPEQCKALEAVLPPKPVSQYTDMELDECEETMPYDVNIEEEMRRRQQQHQEAYDEDEEMPGGAQRVQCAQQ; via the exons ATGTTCGGGCGCGCGCCGAAGAAGAGCGACAACACCCGGTACTACGAGATCCTCGGGGTCTCCAAGGACGCCTCCCAGGATGACCTCAAGAAGGCCTACCGCAAGGCCGCCATCAAGAACCACCCCGACAAGGGCGGCGACCCCGAGAAG TTCAAGGAGCTAGCTCAGGCATATGAGGTCCTCAGTGACCCTGAAAAGCGGGAGATTTATGATCAGTATGGTGAGGATGCCCTCAAGGAGGGAATGGGAGGTGGTGGAGGGATGCATGATCCCTTTGACATATTCCAGTCATTCTTTGGTGGTGGCAGCCCTTTTGGAG GTGGTGGCAGCAGTAGGGGCAGAAGGCAGCGAAGGGGAGAGGATGTGGTTCATCCTCTGAAGGTTTCTCTGGAGGATTTGTACAATGGTACATCAAAGAAGCTCTCGCTGTCCCGCAATGTCCTCTGCTCCAAGTGCAATGG TAAGGGTTCAAAGTCTGGAGCTTCGTCGAGGTGTGCTGGTTGCCAAGGTTCTGGCTTTAAGGTCCAAATCCGGCAGTTGGGACCTGGAATGATTCAGCAAATGCAGCATCCTTGCAACGAGTGCAAGGGTTCTGGAGAGACCATCAATGACAAGGATAGATGCCCACAATGCAAGGGTGATAAAGTTGTGCAGGAGAAGAAGGTTCTTGAAGTGGTAGTTGAGAAGGGTATGCAGAACGGGCAGAAGATCACATTCCCTGGTGAAGCTGATGAAGCG CCTGACACTATCACTGGAGATATCATCTTTGTTCTCCAGCAGAAGGAGCATCCCAAGTTCAAGAGAAAGGGCGATGACCTCTTCTACGAGCACACACTGATCTTGACTGAATCTCTGTGTGGCTTCCAGTTTGTTCTCACTCACTTGGATAACAGGCAGCTGCTGATCAAATCAAATCCTGGTGAAGTTGTGAAGCCTG ATTCTTTCAAGGCGATCAACGATGAAGGCATGCCCATGTACCAGAGGCCCTTCATGAAGGGCAAGCTGTACATCCACTTCTCGGTGGAGTTCCCGGACTCGTTTAGCCCTGAGCAGTGCAAGGCCCTGGAGGCTGTGCTCCCTCCCAAGCCAGTGTCGCAGTACACTGACATGGAGCTGGACGAGTGCGAGGAGACGATGCCGTATGACGTGAACATCGAAGAGGAGATGCggaggcggcagcagcagcaccaggaggcctacgacgaggatgaggaaatGCCGGGCGGTGCGCAGAGGGTGCAGTGCGCCCAGCAGTAG
- the LOC136454169 gene encoding uncharacterized protein produces MIVQSPLLEELGLKINNHDICRIDIAAPVLKEVTLEPNGLLDAEWSITQVIAHLPVTAFSVLELDLETERHTFGPMMLCLLRIQPTMQKLKVVLARDKVRVPCPVNCPCKHPINWRSEDVSLANLEVVEIHGLQGEDDEVDFLKIILRCATVLQRLTMTISDDVSPSNNGYKKICSIMKEHPDVECHIMASSSEGVLYP; encoded by the exons ATGATTGTTCAGTCACCGTTGCTTGAGGAGTTGGGCTTGAAGATAAATAATCATGACATCTGCCGCATTGACATTGCGGCCCCAGTGCTTAAGGAGGTGACACTGGAG CCAAATGGTCTTCTGGATGCAGAAtggagcattacacaagtgatagcTCATCTTCCAGTGACTGCTTTTTCTGTTTTAGAGCTGGATCTCGAAACAGAGAGGCATACTTTTGGACCAATGATGTTGTGTCTGCTTCGGATTCAACCAACTATGCAAAAGCTTAAGGTGGTCCTAGCACGTGACAAG GTACGAGTGCCCTGCCCAGTAAACTGTCCTTGTAAACATCCTATCAACTGGAGAAGTGAAGATGTCTCTTTGGCTAATCTTGAAGTCGTTGAAATTCATGGCTTGCAAGGAGAAGATGATGAAGTTGATTTCCTAAAAATCATACTCCGATGTGCAACAGTGCTTCAGAGATTGACAATGACTATTTCTGATGACGTCTCACCAAGTAACAATGGCTACAAGAAGATCTGTAGCATTATGAAGGAGCATCCTGATGTGGAATGCCATATTATGGCATCCAGTTCTGAGGGGGTTCTTTATCCATGA
- the LOC136477817 gene encoding putative RING-H2 finger protein ATL71, which produces MSSGGTPPVGLTPADVSSGGMFSTDRIGGFGYGVGVSVGILLLITTITLASYFCTRAPVDEAAGEAAPSSRRHRGGRGGAAAGEAAHDDVELGIDEATLKGYPEVVYGEARKEAKAAAKKGTTCTCCSICLDNYGDGEVLRKLPECGHLFHRECVDPWLRHHPTCPVCRTSPVPSPMPTPLAEVTPLAMARMSS; this is translated from the coding sequence ATGAGCTCCGGCGGGACGCCGCCCGTGGGACTGACACCGGCGGACGTCAGCTCCGGCGGCATGTTCAGCACCGACCGCATCGGCGGCTTCGGCTACGGCGTCGGCGTCTCCGTCGGCatcctcctgctcatcaccaccATCACGCTCGCCTCCTACTTCTGCACCCGAGCGCCCGTCGACGAGGCGGCGGGGGAGGCTGCTCCGTCGTCCCGGCGCCACCGCGGCGGCCGGGGCGGAGCCGCCGCCGGCGAAGCGGCGCACGACGACGTCGAGCTCGGCATCGACGAGGCCACGCTCAAAGGGTACCCGGAGGTGGTGTACGGCGAGGCCAGGAAGGAGGCCAAGGCCGCCGCCAAGAAGGGCACCACGTGCACGTGCTGCTCCATCTGCCTCGACAACTACGGCGACGGCGAGGTGCTCCGGAAGCTGCCCGAGTGCGGCCACCTGTTCCACCGGGAGTGCGTCGACCCGTGGCTCCGCCACCACCCGACGTGCCCCGTCTGCCGGACGTCGCCGGTGCCGAGCCCCATGCCCACGCCACTCGCCGAGGTCACGCCGCTGGCAATGGCCAGGATGTCGTCGTGA